The Tenrec ecaudatus isolate mTenEca1 chromosome 11, mTenEca1.hap1, whole genome shotgun sequence region agagttgtatgagcccctaataaaatgtttttaaaaaaaaagaatcaatcatggaaataaaattttagaTGTTCAAGTCATAAAAAAAAAGTACaggatattttgttgttgttcactagtagaatgttatgtttaaatgaaggtggcacatttttttaattgtgtccATTTTAGTttcatcctgttaggtacagatatgattttattattgcttgTTTAAAAAATAGATATGACTAAAAAGtcgtgtgaaagtgtcaaattaaGAAAGGGtggtctgtgatagttacataatctggtgtcagcgtgagactattaagagtgaaggggtggaatttagcttgtcaatcaggtcacaacttgatgacctcatttggaggtgctacagagataagTAGCTAGACCTtcactctctgcttgacattcctgttgacaagcctcatGGTACACACTGATAGaatcagagctggaggagccacatggaaacatacaccagtgctgagataatTCCaccaccacaagactttccacccactgacctgtgatcttccagcatttgttgtcattgcatgtgttgcctgagtctgaagaggaatgtatggactactattggacataTCGGTTAAAGTTGGACTTAGGGAtttatctggattgggctgggatgttttcttaataaatagTTACTCCTTATagtaagctctttcttatactcatatgagtgtctgtgaatttgattctctagtcactCCAGACTAACAAACAGTTTTCCGGATTCAGGAGCAAAGTGCTAGTTCAAATTTCAAAAAGGCCAAATGCTCCCCCaacccctttttttcccccccttcagTGTCATGTCTTTTACAGTGCAAATGTACTGGGCACTCAAAGGCACTTAGTAGGGCATGCCTTTGTGCAGGCATTTCCTATATGTACCCATTTAACAAAATCGATTTAATAGCTGAAGGCTGTAAGCTTACAAACACTTTCTATTCATACTTGATCATTTCTATCACACAGTATATCAGTAACGATAaagagaagaaatcagtataatccTTGTAGAGCTAGATCCTAAATTCAATTCTTAAAACCGTCaaatgcaatcttttctcatctaAACTACCCCATTCATATGCAGTATGGCCTTAGACCTCTGCCTGCATCAAGCCTGGACCAGGCCTTCAGTCAGTCTTTTGACTAGGCAACATGGACCCAGAGAAGTTCACGGGGCAATTTCACCCCCTGAGCAcaaatacattaatcacattcattttcacccttTCATATAGGCATAACCAAAGATAACTTTTAAGACTCAAAGCCGTCACTTCCCAtgccctttccagaaaacaacctagTGAACAGTATGGCCCTATctcacctctggctagccaaccAAGAAAAActataaggcagaggtcagacaagcatACACTGTCCATTTTCATgatatgtttctctagtatcCCACTCCCCAGGTTCCATAATGTGTTAGGCtaggttagagaaacaaatcgagagaaactcatatgtagaAGAAAGCGCTATATATCAAGAATTAATATTATATCTaagaaacatccaagcccagtacaACTCAggtacataagtctgatattagtccacaagcctctcttcagactcacacagccacatatagtgatgcagaaggcaggaagatcacaagcctgtgggtgcagatttgtgtggatccaatgacagtgatTCTTGCAGGAATCAGGTCatccaacaggaaagtgaaggtggagagagaaggggaatttcccatggccctgcaggctaAACTTCTCCCCTATACTTTTATATGTATGtacaggttgacatgaaattttgtaACTGACACAGTATATGAACAGAAACACAGGCGTGCATTGTAACTCTTGTGGTATATGTATCTCAAACCTGTTACTGTTAGGGGTCTTTTGACTGATGACTTTCCCATTTTGTGAGCTCTTAAGTATGTGAAGTACTGAATAATTAAAGCATATTTCACTTATATACAATTAGAAGTAACCAAAGtgttgaaataaaatgaaaataatggtaGCATCTTTGTCAGACAATTTAATCTGAAACGTGAAGTAATTCAAGGTAAAAAAGATAGCATTTTTACTGTGACAAGTATTGGTGAAACTAAGAAACATACCATATTtaactgttgttgctgttttttaacaGAAGGCATATGATAGAGAATGTCAGTGAAGTCACTGAAGACTCTCAGTGTGGACAGACCTTCAGCTGGGTTCTAGATGTCTCTGTGCTCAGAAGAACTCCTGTGGAAGCCTATTGTTCATCATACCTTCCGTGTGAAAAATCCTCCATGGATCATTCGTCACTTACACAACATATCAGCTCTCACTTTGAATATGATTCCTATCAAGATAAGGGATGTGGAAAAGCCTGCAGTTGGCCTCCTTACCCCAGGACCCCAGTGCAGACTGTTACCGGAAAGAAACCCTATGAATGTagagaatgtggcaaagcctttcgcTATCCCTCTCACCTCCGTACACATATGAGCAGTCACAATGGAGAAAGGCCTTATGAATgtcaggaatgtgggaaagcctttgttCGGTCTTCATCCCTCAATAGTCATATGAGAACTCACAGTGGGGAGAAGCCGTAtggatgtaaggaatgtgggaaagcctttagtgTGTCCTCAAATGTCATTAAACATATGataattcacagtggagagaagccTTATAAATGTAAAGAATGTGGCAGAGCCTTTTCTCATTATTCATCCCTCATCAGACATAGGAgagttcacagtggagagaggccttatgagtgtaaggaatgtggcaAAACCTTTCGTTGGTCCTCAGACTTCTCTGTGCATAAGCACACTTGCAGTAAAGAGAAATGTTAAGGAAGGATGGTTTTCCACTTACTGATGCTTCAAACTACAAATTCCTTGAAGTCTCTCATAAGAGAAAGCATCTCAGTGAGTGAGAAGGCAACAGAAATGGAAAGAAGGGATCATGAAAATTAATTCGTGCCTTTGGGGAAACACACTTTCATCGTAAGTATACATCTGTCTGAATAAATGGCTAATTCTTCAGTATCATGAGCACCTGTGCAGGTGTGTACTTTCTCAGTTCATGCTAAATTAACCTCAAAGCTTTTTGTGTCACAAGGATTTAGGGAGCAGCCTGAACATCCATGAGTTTGTGGTTTTAAATTTTTAAGTTAATGTTCAATTGCAATAAAATGTGCTGATCTTATATTTGGATTGAGAATGGTTTTTGGGTAATTGGTTGTGCTTTATTTCCATGTTTTCCACTTTTATCCAATGAAAAGTTAAGAATTTTACCCTTTGTATTCCTAACTACTCATTGAGAGGTCCTTTTTGAGGCTCTACATATATCTTACTGTGTCTACTAACTATAGAACCATTGATCACTATTGcctcaaattattattttgaatttgATGTTGCTCTGTGCCACACTGTCTAGCTGAGGCATCCAGTACTCTGCTTCTCTTATGCACTAATCTTGGGGTTCTGGTAGGATTCATGAACAAATCATTGCCGCTTCCCTTCAGAAGTTAACCCATCTCCAACCAAAAGACGGTATTCACTGAAGAGTacctgcagctggaggagaatGAAACTGGTGGTGAGACTTAAATAACTTAACAACCAGTTCTCTGCCCTTATGGCTATTTTATGTATAACAAAAGATATTCCAAAAGATGGTCTATTATTTCGTACAGTTAGTACTTCAGCAAGAATAATAAAAGGTAGGTACACAAAATTAGATTGTactaagaaaaattttaaatactaaTAAAAAGTATTCATTAATACCTACCCAAAAAATCAACTTGTTCAATGTGTTTCTATATTGCTTCTTGATAAACTTCCTCACATACAAAATTAACTCTTAGGTGAGCATCGTTGATTGGCTGTGTGATTTTTCCTCAGCCATCTTTTCACTATAGGAGTGGGAGCCCATTCCTTTACAGCTAGGCCAGTTAGATGATAGTCATTGTGTTTGCTATCTTGGAAACAATCAACCTCTCTTCTGTGAACATACTACATTGGTTTATGAAAACACTCTTTCCACTTCTCCTGAACTGAGAGCATGAATTCATTGCCACTGATCCCATCCTGGAAAGGGCATACAGTGGGGGTAGAGGCACCCCACCAGGCAAGTTTCTGGAAGATGGGTCAGGTTCCTGGTAgccgagggggcgggggaggcctTTAAACTTTACTGACCAGTGGCCCTCATAGAGTGAAGTTTGCAGGTAACTTCTGTTTATTCTGGGTTAGCTTCCTTTTCAGAAATCGGGAAGGCTTGGGTGGGCTTAGCGGGGATACTCGGGGAGCTGCCTAAGCACATTTCTGGCTATTCCTGCAGAAGCATAAAGCCTATGCATATGGGACCTCGGACTGCTTCCCTTCTCTGAGACAGAGGATCTAACTGAAATGGATTTGTATTCTAAAGATCTGCCTGCATTCTCTGCTTTCCAGGGAATATTAAGGCCAAGCCGTATTACAGAAAATcactacttttttttctttcttagggAGTCTAGCTGGAGGCACAGTTTAGTCCAGTTCTTAAGGACACACTGAAGGAGTCACACTGGGTCTTGGGGGAGACTGCTTTTTGTCCCATAATTTCAAGAACTGAAGGATCCTGGTGTCAATTTAGTCTCTCCTGGATGAGCCCCCAAGATGTTAAGATACCTTGCTGGTTTCTCAAAAGAAATGGTGATAGGGTGACAATGCAGAGGCCAAAGAAGCAGGTAGGAGGAGTCAGCACAGCAGGTTTATTGAGCAATAAACAGTGGAGAAAGGCCCAGTCTCCCAGCAGGATTATGCTACCAAAAAGGCAGAAGTAGGGAGAGCCTGCCCAGATCTGACAGGGATTTTTTATCTGTCTGGCAGGGGCCCTTGTGCTCAGGGttggggtttaaaaaaaaaaaaaagctgttgtCCCAGGTTGGGTAGCAGGTAAACATTGGCTCCTTTTGGCTGGGACCCAGCTATTTCCTTACTTGCCACATCCTGGGTGTTCAGGTTCACAGCCTCCCTGTTTCTGGTACGTGGTGACTCATCTGTCAGACTTGTTTGGTGGCTTTCCTTCTAATCACAGCTCACTTCACCCTGTCCAGACAAATTCTCCAGACAGCCTGCAGCAGCCCTGCTCCACCTCCTCCCACCATCTAGACACAGTTCCTGGTTCCTCTGCATAGGCCTAGAATAAGGGTGGGGGTGTGCTCACCTGGGTTTCCAGGAGATGTGGTCCACAATTGGCTCAGTCAGAAattcatagtctaaatgccccaaGTGCTGGCAGAAGGTCAGAGAAATTGGGGGCCTGGGGATGTTTGTAAGAGGAAATAGTACAGTGAACTGGGCCCTGTGGAACCAGAGCCCAAAGGCTGAGTCCCTTTAGAAGTTAGAAATTAAGTTAATTCTTAttgaaatgatttaaataaaggcGGGACAATAGATATGTTCATAGTGAGAAAGGGAAGCGAATTAAGACTTATTAAGACTTAGTGTGGTTTGCTTTGGCCTCTTTAGTGAGAATTAAACAAAATGAATAACTTGTGGCTTAGGCTCGAGAACAAGACTGCTTGTTAAAGCGGAACCAAACTAAGGTTATTAATTTGGGTCCCTTAGAAAAACAAGGTAAATTGTTGCATTGTGCTGTGCAAGGGCCGGGCTTTTGTAATAAcaatagtattgaaggaagaagaacCAGGTGTCCAGAATTTAAGATCTGGTAATTACCCTCCTCTGaaattggattttattatttacagtccttggatcacacagtctagtgtacttctaccatgtggacttagttgacactttacttaggtggctgcttgttttaagacccaGTAACTTCTTTTTGATAACCGgaaaccatctgatttcttcagaaCTTAGTTCCTTTGATTTAGTTCTCTTGTCTGACTGTAAAATCGAATAGAAGAGCGTGTGCTTCCTCTCTCTCGGATCGCTTTAGGAAACACTGGAGTGTTTCACTGTTTACCATGATATGCCTCAGGTTTTTTTTCCTGATGTTTTCATTGGGATAAGGAAGTTCATATTTTTTCCTAGTATGCTGATATTAAATCAGAAATATATGTTGAGATTTTGAAATGCTTATTTACATCCTCAATTGAGATGATCATATGGTTTTTCTATTTTGGATTGTTTGCTGTTTTAGagggacacatagatctatttcccccatcatcatatataaatatatatgtacatgcctgtagttaggcctctgtgccctttgcctcctacttctttcctctatttccttttgctttcctcctgtcccactaccaggctcagccttcattttgggtttcaggaattcctctcggttacattgcccttgatcactccctgccaggcctcctataccctccttgccactggttttgaatcccTATTTATttgcttgtccctgggttggtttacacctcttcccttcccccacctctccctctctcatgttCCCCCGTTTTCTActtcacattgtttatccagcctatttgttgcattgaaaactagtattttcAACTTGGTCTTACTAGTTCTGTCATGCACTATCCTTTTCCTATCATCTTCATTGTTACCATTGTTGCTTGCCTAGTAATTATCAACATATATTTATTACATATTGATCAATTTCATACCGAAGAAATTGTTAGAATTCTTCATTGCTTTGGGCACTACCTTTAGGTTTTGGTGTGTGAATTTGAACAATGGTTGTATGAACTGatctttgtaaatatatatatatatatgtattatcctatcacagacagcagcaTACTTCAGGAATGACCTAGAAATGAGATTTTTGACCTTGAGTACAGCACCATCCTTCCTGAATTAGCCATTCCAGGCATCATGAgccatgttgttgttgcttttataaGGCTGAGGCAGGAGGAATCCACAATGAGCCTGGGGCACATCTGGAAAATTATAACAAACAccaagaaaagaacaaaatagtGAAATCTGTGCCATTTGAGCAAGAAACTAGTGTGTAACTACTAACATCCACTAACCTACTCTGATAGGAACGATTTCTTAAGTGCGTACAGTGGTGAGAGAGGAAAGGTAACGCTGAGAGCACAGTGGCAGTAACCATTGTAGGACGAATGCTTGAAACAGAACACCAGTCTGTTTAAAGCACAGCAAGAACAATAGTTTCAAGAAGGCATTATCAGCGGCTCAGCAGTCAGGacattgttgtttggtgccatgggGTCAGTTCCGGTCATAGCAACTGAGTTATGGTCCCTGACAATGGGCCCTCTAGCTGtgactccatatatatatatatatatatatatatatatatatatatatatatatatatatataatatatatatatatatatatatatattaacaatttattggggctcatacaattcttatcacagttcatacatatacatacatcaattgtataaagcacatctgtacagtctttgccctaatcattttttctcttttctttttttatattttattagggactcatacaactcttatcacaatccatacatatacatacatcaattgtataaagcacatccatacattccctgccccaatcattctcaaagcatttgctctccacttaagccccttgcatcaggtcctcttttttttccc contains the following coding sequences:
- the LOC142461120 gene encoding zinc finger protein 555-like, whose protein sequence is MFQDAVALEDVAVNFSQEEWALLDLSQRKLYRDVMLETIRNLASVVSQNLDDEEKLSTENTIVKFMKNDTWSSMLGELCDLHVTEDQNKEQTECVRRHMIENVSEVTEDSQCGQTFSWVLDVSVLRRTPVEAYCSSYLPCEKSSMDHSSLTQHISSHFEYDSYQDKGCGKACSWPPYPRTPVQTVTGKKPYECRECGKAFRYPSHLRTHMSSHNGERPYECQECGKAFVRSSSLNSHMRTHSGEKPYGCKECGKAFSVSSNVIKHMIIHSGEKPYKCKECGRAFSHYSSLIRHRRVHSGERPYECKECGKTFRWSSDFSVHKHTCSKEKC